In the genome of Sorangium aterium, one region contains:
- a CDS encoding DUF3829 domain-containing protein: MISVRSLCSIALVLVASGAAGCKEDPPPPQPEPASSAAANANKGKASLRTPVSPMAKVDPQSMKEYRVDVCYFGTLSLKQARDAYLASLGKDEPSEKKIPSFGNDDQAKAGDAAKGPLPAKAPGAAAAPKTTGLPGTAAAPGGTGAPVAKGPTAPPGKVDERRPINFSARAPHERNARACTVALSLKEPAMADVDAALAEYAPFATELAKNIAAAANYYQREEYKKDSFAKGKELHAKLVADFQKLDAHSDKLGLAVSAWHSSHLPDLAKAEEGQKEAITALEDARALMLILASKNVDPAAEKTALQKLEASAAALKEYGSTHQTDPWAKIMEPAIAGFIRDVKAAEPKLTDKGITSPALFLPVVTSFVSVIEGKHRALSRSLMAKSQAATREATGAAQPAAPAAPAAPAAPEPEKE; encoded by the coding sequence ATGATTTCCGTCAGGTCTCTCTGTTCTATCGCGCTCGTGCTCGTCGCCAGCGGTGCTGCCGGCTGCAAGGAGGACCCGCCTCCTCCCCAGCCGGAGCCGGCAAGCTCCGCGGCGGCGAACGCGAACAAGGGAAAGGCGAGCCTGCGGACGCCCGTGTCGCCGATGGCGAAGGTCGACCCGCAGTCGATGAAGGAGTACCGCGTCGACGTCTGCTACTTCGGGACGCTCTCGCTGAAGCAGGCCCGCGACGCGTACCTCGCGAGCCTCGGCAAGGACGAGCCCAGCGAGAAGAAGATCCCGAGCTTCGGCAACGACGATCAGGCGAAGGCCGGAGACGCCGCGAAGGGCCCGCTCCCCGCGAAGGCGCCCGGCGCCGCCGCCGCGCCGAAGACGACAGGCCTGCCCGGCACCGCCGCAGCGCCGGGAGGCACCGGCGCCCCCGTCGCCAAGGGCCCGACGGCGCCGCCCGGCAAGGTGGATGAGCGCCGGCCGATCAACTTCAGCGCGCGCGCGCCGCACGAGCGCAACGCGCGCGCCTGCACCGTCGCCCTCAGCCTCAAGGAGCCGGCCATGGCGGACGTCGACGCCGCGCTCGCCGAGTACGCGCCGTTCGCGACGGAGCTGGCGAAGAACATCGCCGCGGCGGCCAACTACTACCAGCGCGAGGAGTACAAGAAGGACAGCTTCGCGAAGGGCAAGGAGCTCCACGCGAAGCTCGTCGCCGACTTCCAGAAGCTCGACGCGCACTCCGACAAGCTCGGCCTCGCGGTGTCCGCGTGGCACTCGTCCCACCTGCCCGACCTCGCGAAGGCGGAGGAGGGACAGAAGGAGGCGATCACGGCGCTCGAGGACGCGCGCGCGCTCATGCTGATCCTCGCCAGCAAGAACGTCGATCCCGCGGCGGAGAAGACCGCGCTCCAGAAGCTGGAGGCGTCCGCGGCCGCGCTCAAGGAGTACGGCTCGACCCACCAGACCGACCCGTGGGCCAAGATCATGGAGCCCGCGATCGCCGGCTTCATCCGCGACGTGAAGGCGGCGGAGCCCAAGCTGACGGACAAGGGGATCACCTCCCCTGCCCTGTTCCTGCCGGTCGTCACGAGCTTCGTGTCGGTGATCGAGGGGAAGCACCGCGCGCTCTCCCGCTCGCTCATGGCGAAGAGCCAGGCGGCGACGCGCGAGGCCACCGGGGCCGCGCAGCCGGCCGCGCCGGCCGCGCCGGCCGCGCCGGCCGCCCCCGAGCCCGAGAAGGAGTGA
- the recN gene encoding DNA repair protein RecN, giving the protein MLVALRVKNFILMDALELRLEPGFNVLTGETGAGKSIVVGALSLVLGGRASAEQVRPGADEAEIEALFDVRGSDRAMAMLDAAGIASEGELVVRRVVQATGRSRAYLNGRLCTAGELQALAPELADVASQHESVALTDPSTHLGYLDRFGRLVPARSELAADVSALEALTAELRAARELERGRGEREAFLSFQLQAIDALSPRPGELADLAAERNRLRHAGRLHDITRRAASRLDQGDDAMCDELARLASELRAAAEIDPALDDVARAVDGCWTELSEAARQIARYAERAEADPDRLSEIEDRMYRLEGLLRQHGPTLDDVLAARARLAAELERLTGVESHVADLERRRDALLAVAAERARKLSAKRRKAGEKLGAAISAELADLGMGGARVVVDIEPHGGGDRAELVVDGARLGQDGIDRVEFLISPNKGIEPRPLRRIASGGELSRALLALKRVLAECGPAGLYVFDEVDSGVGGAVADKIGRAIGDVARHHQVLCITHLAPIAAFAGAHFVVAKENAGGIAKSSVTRVDKKDRIAEVARMLSGAKVTGASIRAATELIEAARL; this is encoded by the coding sequence GTGCTGGTAGCGCTTCGGGTCAAGAACTTCATCCTGATGGACGCCCTCGAGCTCCGGCTCGAACCTGGGTTCAACGTGCTCACCGGCGAGACGGGCGCGGGCAAGTCCATCGTCGTGGGTGCGCTCTCGCTGGTCCTCGGCGGCCGCGCGAGCGCCGAGCAGGTCCGCCCCGGCGCGGACGAGGCCGAGATCGAGGCGCTCTTCGACGTGCGCGGCTCCGATCGCGCGATGGCGATGCTCGACGCCGCCGGCATCGCGAGCGAGGGCGAGCTCGTGGTCCGCCGCGTGGTCCAGGCGACCGGCCGCTCGCGCGCCTACCTGAACGGCCGCCTCTGCACCGCGGGCGAGCTCCAGGCGCTCGCCCCGGAGCTCGCCGACGTCGCCTCGCAGCACGAGAGCGTGGCGCTGACCGATCCGTCGACGCACCTCGGCTACCTCGATCGCTTCGGCCGCCTCGTGCCTGCGCGCAGCGAGCTCGCGGCGGACGTCAGCGCGCTCGAGGCGCTCACCGCCGAGCTCAGGGCCGCCCGCGAGCTCGAGCGCGGCCGCGGCGAGCGCGAGGCGTTCCTCTCCTTCCAGCTCCAGGCCATCGACGCGCTGTCGCCGCGCCCCGGCGAGCTCGCCGATCTCGCGGCCGAGCGCAACCGGCTCCGCCACGCGGGCCGCCTGCACGACATCACGCGGCGCGCAGCGTCCCGCCTCGATCAAGGGGACGACGCGATGTGCGACGAGCTCGCGCGCCTCGCCTCGGAGCTCCGAGCCGCGGCGGAGATCGATCCCGCGCTCGACGATGTCGCCCGCGCGGTCGACGGCTGCTGGACGGAGCTCAGCGAGGCGGCCCGCCAGATCGCCCGTTACGCCGAGCGCGCGGAGGCCGACCCGGATCGCCTCTCCGAGATTGAGGATCGCATGTACCGCCTCGAGGGCCTGCTCCGGCAGCACGGCCCCACGCTCGACGACGTGCTCGCCGCGCGGGCGCGCCTCGCCGCCGAGCTGGAGCGCCTCACGGGGGTCGAGAGCCACGTCGCGGACCTCGAGCGGCGGCGCGACGCCTTGCTCGCCGTCGCCGCCGAGCGCGCCCGCAAGCTCTCGGCGAAGCGGCGGAAGGCCGGCGAGAAGCTCGGCGCCGCGATCTCCGCGGAGCTCGCCGATCTCGGCATGGGCGGGGCGCGGGTCGTCGTGGACATCGAGCCGCACGGCGGCGGCGACCGCGCCGAGCTGGTCGTCGACGGCGCCCGCCTCGGCCAGGACGGCATCGACCGCGTCGAGTTCCTCATCTCGCCCAACAAGGGGATCGAGCCTCGCCCCCTGCGCCGCATCGCCTCGGGCGGCGAGCTCTCGCGCGCCCTGCTCGCCCTGAAGCGGGTGCTCGCCGAGTGCGGGCCCGCCGGGCTCTACGTCTTCGACGAGGTCGACAGCGGCGTCGGCGGCGCCGTCGCCGACAAGATCGGGCGCGCGATCGGCGACGTGGCGCGCCACCACCAGGTGCTCTGCATCACCCACCTCGCGCCCATCGCGGCGTTCGCCGGCGCTCACTTCGTCGTCGCCAAGGAGAACGCGGGCGGCATCGCCAAGAGCTCGGTCACGCGCGTCGACAAGAAGGACCGCATCGCCGAGGTGGCGCGGATGCTGTCGGGGGCGAAGGTCACCGGCGCGTCCATCCGGGCCGCGACGGAGCTGATCGAGGCGGCTCGCCTCTAG
- a CDS encoding FAD-dependent thymidylate synthase: MALDEASRARIAPYVSSPTADVFSLSGLPEEVIAVLFAYYSRSRDDLRTNLARLLGDEELDVAPEADGRPRRGLAFASDKARSFHEKWVVGYGHASVAEHAVVHLAIENVSIVASKVIEDLRLGSYTEKSTRYVVFDQHSFIDLPELDAEHAAKYKASSERLFATYLDLVPRVTERLGARSPKPEKMSDAAYKGALRAQACDLLRGLLPAGTRTNIGLTANARALEILLTKMLSHPLEEVRRVAREMHTAALAVTPTLVKYAAPNELRQTLQATVAAAMKRVYTPPEEGVSATMVINQPVRLVRYDKDALERVALALAYDGSDPGVHAYNLSDALRRATLPELIGIAKAACEKRGPYDAPPRAFEASSMTFELMLDYGAYRDLQRHRMLTPATQRLTCRLGFETPQALSELGHAEAYQDAMLAARDAWSAMEERYPLESQYAVPLGFRVRTLWTLNLRELFHVIELRSAKQGHTSYRRMAQGLYRTAITVHPWLKDLIRVDLNDYALARS; encoded by the coding sequence ATGGCCTTGGACGAAGCGTCGCGTGCCCGCATCGCGCCGTATGTGTCGAGCCCGACGGCCGACGTCTTCTCGCTGTCGGGTCTGCCGGAAGAAGTCATCGCCGTCCTGTTCGCGTACTACTCGCGCAGCCGGGACGATCTGCGCACCAACCTGGCGCGCCTGCTCGGCGACGAGGAGCTCGACGTCGCCCCGGAGGCCGACGGCCGGCCGCGCCGGGGCCTCGCGTTCGCGTCGGACAAGGCGCGGAGCTTCCACGAGAAATGGGTCGTGGGCTACGGCCACGCGTCGGTCGCCGAGCACGCCGTCGTGCACCTCGCGATCGAGAACGTCAGCATCGTCGCCTCCAAGGTGATCGAGGACCTGCGGCTCGGCTCGTACACGGAGAAGAGCACGCGCTACGTGGTCTTCGATCAGCACTCGTTCATCGATCTGCCGGAGCTCGACGCCGAGCACGCCGCGAAATACAAGGCGTCCAGCGAGCGGCTCTTCGCGACCTACCTCGACCTCGTCCCCAGGGTGACCGAGCGGCTCGGCGCGCGCTCGCCGAAGCCCGAGAAGATGTCGGACGCGGCCTACAAGGGCGCGCTGCGCGCGCAGGCGTGCGATCTCCTGCGCGGCCTCCTGCCGGCGGGGACGCGGACGAACATCGGCCTCACCGCGAACGCGAGGGCCCTCGAGATCCTGCTCACGAAGATGCTGTCGCACCCGCTCGAGGAGGTGCGCAGGGTCGCCCGCGAGATGCACACGGCGGCGCTGGCCGTGACACCGACGCTCGTGAAGTACGCCGCGCCGAACGAGCTCCGGCAGACGCTGCAGGCCACGGTCGCCGCGGCGATGAAGCGGGTCTACACGCCGCCGGAGGAGGGCGTGAGCGCGACGATGGTGATCAACCAGCCCGTCCGGCTGGTGCGCTACGACAAGGACGCGCTGGAGCGCGTCGCGCTCGCGCTCGCGTACGACGGCAGCGATCCGGGCGTGCACGCCTACAACCTGAGCGACGCGCTCCGCCGCGCGACATTGCCGGAGCTCATCGGGATCGCGAAGGCCGCGTGCGAGAAGCGCGGCCCGTACGACGCACCGCCGCGCGCGTTCGAGGCGTCGAGCATGACCTTCGAGCTGATGCTCGACTACGGCGCGTACCGCGACCTGCAGCGCCACCGGATGCTGACGCCCGCGACGCAGCGGCTCACCTGCAGGCTCGGCTTCGAGACGCCGCAGGCCCTCTCGGAGCTCGGCCACGCCGAGGCGTATCAGGACGCGATGCTCGCCGCGCGCGACGCGTGGAGCGCGATGGAGGAGCGCTACCCCCTCGAGTCGCAGTACGCGGTGCCGCTCGGCTTCCGCGTGAGGACCCTCTGGACGCTGAACCTGCGCGAGCTCTTCCACGTCATCGAGCTCCGCTCGGCGAAGCAGGGGCACACGAGCTACCGGCGCATGGCCCAGGGGCTCTACCGCACCGCGATCACGGTGCACCCCTGGCTCAAGGACCTGATCCGCGTCGATCTGAACGACTACGCGCTCGCGCGTAGCTGA
- the map gene encoding type I methionyl aminopeptidase, which yields MSNVSIKTVKEVDALRTASQMAAETLLGVGEMIRAGITTEDINTFVHEDTIRRGGYPAPLNYHGFPKSVCTSINEVVCHGIPCDRVLVPGDIINVDVTTIYNGFYGDTSATFYIGKPSAEAKHVTEVSRRSLQLGIAQVRDGARLGDIGAAIQEFAEGEGCSVVRAFVGHGIGRRFHEAPQVSHVGKYGSGARLRAGMCFTIEPMINLGTYEVEIQEDKWTALTADRSLSAQFEHTIVVTRNGCEVLTRRSRPLANSEIFADPFAVSAARAL from the coding sequence GTGAGCAACGTGAGCATCAAGACGGTCAAGGAAGTCGACGCCCTCCGCACAGCCTCACAGATGGCTGCGGAGACGCTCCTCGGCGTCGGCGAAATGATCCGCGCCGGCATCACCACCGAGGACATCAACACCTTCGTCCACGAGGACACGATCCGCCGCGGCGGCTACCCCGCGCCGCTCAACTACCACGGGTTCCCGAAGAGCGTCTGCACCTCGATCAACGAGGTGGTCTGCCACGGCATCCCGTGCGACCGCGTCCTCGTTCCGGGGGACATCATCAACGTGGACGTCACCACGATCTACAACGGCTTTTACGGCGACACGTCCGCGACCTTCTACATCGGCAAGCCGTCGGCCGAGGCGAAGCACGTGACCGAGGTGTCCCGGCGCAGCCTGCAGCTCGGCATCGCCCAGGTCCGGGACGGGGCGCGCCTCGGCGACATCGGGGCCGCCATCCAGGAATTCGCCGAGGGCGAGGGCTGCTCGGTGGTGCGGGCCTTCGTCGGGCACGGCATCGGGCGGCGCTTCCACGAGGCGCCGCAGGTCTCGCACGTGGGCAAGTACGGCAGCGGCGCCCGCCTCCGCGCCGGCATGTGCTTCACGATCGAGCCGATGATCAACCTCGGCACCTACGAGGTCGAGATCCAGGAAGACAAGTGGACCGCGCTGACGGCCGATCGCTCGCTGTCGGCGCAGTTCGAGCACACCATCGTCGTGACGAGGAACGGCTGCGAGGTGCTGACCCGTCGCAGCCGGCCGCTCGCGAACAGCGAGATCTTCGCCGATCCGTTCGCCGTCTCCGCGGCGCGAGCGCTCTGA
- a CDS encoding cobalamin ABC transporter substrate-binding protein — MIPAAGAAPLRLALAALAALGPAGGCVADHERPAASVDPEAGLPAWEGRAREVFDDNIEPAAVGFSLDGPSPRSDPFLRERAQTADVVARVRVNTVTVDSIGEQSTYHLGIQVGYPPLATPRAPDRTFELHIRPQSRAFGVAKAIDARLRGLTFIAFIRRFAGEAGEPEIHWHLSPDTAEVAAAVKEAVVLGELSAP; from the coding sequence ATGATCCCTGCCGCCGGTGCTGCACCTTTGCGCCTTGCGCTCGCCGCGCTGGCGGCCCTTGGCCCCGCCGGCGGCTGCGTCGCCGATCACGAGCGCCCCGCGGCGTCCGTCGATCCAGAGGCCGGCCTGCCCGCATGGGAGGGGCGCGCGCGCGAGGTCTTCGACGACAACATCGAGCCTGCCGCCGTGGGCTTCTCGCTGGACGGCCCCTCGCCCAGATCGGACCCGTTCCTCCGCGAGAGGGCGCAGACGGCAGACGTTGTCGCGCGGGTCCGCGTCAACACGGTGACCGTCGACTCGATCGGCGAGCAGAGCACCTACCACCTCGGGATCCAGGTCGGCTACCCTCCGCTGGCCACACCCCGGGCGCCGGACCGGACGTTCGAGCTCCACATCCGGCCGCAGAGCCGCGCGTTCGGCGTCGCGAAGGCGATCGACGCGCGGCTCCGCGGGCTCACCTTCATCGCCTTCATCCGGCGCTTCGCCGGCGAGGCTGGCGAGCCGGAGATCCACTGGCACCTTTCACCTGATACAGCGGAGGTCGCCGCGGCCGTCAAGGAGGCCGTCGTCCTCGGGGAGCTGTCTGCGCCGTGA
- a CDS encoding NifU family protein, translated as MPASIDQLLKVCREVIAPLVRADGGELYIVAVEPDHLTLHLAGACSGCPGAMLTARAVIEPAVLAVAPSARVVVTNGMRVPDGASLA; from the coding sequence ATGCCGGCTTCCATCGATCAGCTTCTCAAGGTTTGCCGCGAGGTGATCGCGCCGCTCGTCCGAGCCGACGGCGGTGAGCTCTACATCGTGGCCGTCGAGCCCGATCACCTGACGCTCCACCTGGCCGGCGCATGCTCGGGCTGCCCCGGGGCCATGCTCACCGCGCGCGCGGTGATCGAGCCAGCGGTGCTCGCGGTCGCGCCGTCCGCACGGGTCGTCGTGACGAACGGAATGCGCGTTCCCGACGGCGCCTCCCTCGCTTGA